The Syntrophus gentianae genome contains the following window.
CTGCTCCACGTCATCCGGGTCGCTTTCCAGATTCAGGGCCCCCTCAAGCATCTCCCGCCGGAAGGCAATCAACGCGCCGCAGGCTCCGGAAGGGCCAGGTCGCCCGGGACGGCTGCATACGCCGATCTCACCGTTTTCATCGATCGCGATATGCGGCATGGCATAATAGACGTAGCGCTCACGTTCATGCTCAACAGGGGCGTGATGTTCGGCAGCCGAGAAACCCGTCTTTCCCGAAGTCAACAGCCCTGCGAGGCTGCAGAAATTAAAGGCCTCTCCCCAGTATTTTTGAATATTATCTATCAGGGGTCTTGTGATCTCGTCCCGGCAGACGCCGACACAGGCGATCGTATTGTGGCTGCTGAACCCGTGAGGAGACAAGGATGAATAAGAACTTCTTACAAAGTCATCATCGGAAATGGCTTTCGGAAAATGAAGATCAAGTGCTTGTCGAAAATCCATATGTCGCTCCTTTTACCCCATAATTTGCGTGATCATTATCCCTATGGCCTCGCAATGGGGTCCATGAAGGTATTCTGAAATTGATTGTTCCCGATGATCCTGATTTCCCGGGGAAACCTTTGAGGCCTGTTAATGGCGGAAATGAACGCTGTCTCTTGCGAATCCACAGCTTTCGGCCTGGGAAGATGCTTCTCCGGCTTCCTACCACACCTCGGGAAACGCCATGTTTGTATACAGATCCTCAAGCTTGCTCTTGTGGCTTCGTTCCATCGAAGCGAGCTCGGAAAAAATACGCTTCTGGGCTTCGTCGGTGCTGGAATTTGCCAGCTGGGTATACATCTGCATGGCTTCAAGTTCTTTTTTAATCGCAATGACCAGACCTTCGACAGGTTTGAGATCTACGGTCAGTGCCGGTGTGGGGACTGCATCGACGATTTTATAATCCTTGGATTCCGAAAAATGGAATTTCTCCGAACCTCTGGCCAGAAATCCCTCTAACGTTCGGCGGTGTTGTTGCTCGTCTTCAGCCAGGTCTTTGAAGAGTGATTTGAGAGAAGCGTCTGCAACTTTGTCAGACACTGAAAGGTAGAATCCATACGCTTCAATCTCCTGTTCGACTGCATGGGAAATGATCTTCTTGTATTCGTCCTGAGTCATTGTTCTATTCCTCTGTTAAAAGCTTATGCTCAATGCCATTATTCAGATCCTTCTGAAAAGGCGGCCAGAGCAGGATGCTGAGTGAACAAGAAAGAGTGCCGCTGCGCACAGCGGCACTCAAAGGAGCGATTCCTCCTGATAGAGCCGTTATGCCTTGGAAGGCTTCTTGTAGCTCATGGCCAGAACAAAACCGCCAATCAGGAGCCCTGCCGCCACATAAAGGGCCACCGGTTTGATGGCGGGGCTGGAGAAAACGAGAGGCCCGGCAACGCCGGCGCAACCCCAGGCCGTCAGCATCAGGCCGTAGATCCTGCCGATATTGGCCGGTCCAAAAGAATCCGCGGCGAAGGCCGGCATGGTAGCGAATCCACCGCCGTAGCAGGCCAGGAGATAGCAGGCGGCAATCGTATAAAGGGTAACATTGGCAACCTGCGGCAGATAGATATAAAGGGCGGCCTGGGTGACAAACATGGTCATGAAGACCCCCTTTCGACCGATGAAATCGGAAGTCCATGCCCAGAAGAGGCGTCCCAATCCATTAAAGATGGCGGAAATGGCAACAATGGAACCCCCGGCAATGGCTAACGCTTCGGGGGTGATTCCAGGCGTCGCCTTTTTAATGACATCCTGAGCCAGCGGGGACAACTGGGAAATCAGCCCCAGGCCGGCGGACACGTTCAGGAAGAGCATTCCCCAGAGCATCCACCACTGGGGGGGTCTTAATGGCCTGGTCGAAGGAGAAGGAATCTGCGGCGGAAACACCACCGGACGCAGACGGTGAAAAGCCTTTGGGCAGCCATCCCGCCGGCGGGTTCTTGTAGAACTGGGCGGCGCTCGTAACGGCAATCAGAAAGATGACGCCCCAGACATAAAAGGTTTTGGCCATCCCCATGGAGAGGATCATGCCAGGGGCGATTTTCCCCATGAAAAATGCGCCGGCGCCAAACCCCATAACGGCCAGCCCCGTTACCAGACCTCTCTTGTCAGGAAACCAGCGAATCAAGGTGGCGATGGGGGTCACATACCCGAAGCCATTCCCCAAACCGGCAACGACACCAAAGCCGAGCCACAAGAGAGGAAGACTTCCCACCTGATCGGCGTAGCCCGCAATCAGCGTCCCAATGCCGAAAAGAATTCCACCGATGGTGGCGACGAACCGGGGACCTTTCTTGTCCACCAGCATCCCGCCGAAGGCGGCAGAAATGCCGATCATGGCCATCAGGATCATCATCGTCGCCTGTGTACTGGGTTCACTCCAGCCATGAACCGTCATCAAGGGTTTCTTGAAGACCGACCAGGCATAAACAGTCCCCAGGCACAGCTGCATGACAATGGCAGCCCCGGCAATAATCCATCGCTTGCTCTCTAAATTCTCATTACTCACTTATTCATTCCTCCCATATATTAATAAAAAAACGATTCGAAAATAAGGCTATCCCTCTTTAGCTGCATTTTTGAATTTTAACCGCGCAAACTTTGTACTCCGGGATATTGGCAATCGGGTCGATAGCCGTAATGGTAAGCCGATTGACAGCGGCTTCGCTGTAGTGGAAGGGGATAAAGACCACACCCCGGTCAACCCGATCTCTGACATCCGCTCTCAGAGTAATGGAGCCTCGTCTCGAGGACACTTCAATCTTCTCGCCGTTCTTTATGCCCAGTTCACCAGCGTCAGCGGGGTTTATCTCCATGAAGGCCTCCGGTGTGCGCGAGACGAGACCCTGCGAACGCCGGCTCATGGTGGCGGTGTGGTATTGGTAGAGGATGCGCCCGGTCGTGAGTACAAAGGGGTACTGGTCATCGGTCTGCTCGGCAGGTGGAATGTACTCCGTAACGGAGAAGAGGCCCCTGCCGCGGGTGAAGATAGCACTGTGCAAGATGGGCGTCCCTGGATGCTCAAGCGTGGGGCAGGGCCACTGGATGCCGGTATCGGCGATCCGTTCGTAGGTGATACCCTTGTAAGAGGCGGTGACGCTGTTGATCTCCTCCATGATAGCCTTTGCCTGAACGTATTTCCAGTCTGCTCCCATTTTGTTTGCCAGCATGGTCAGAATCTGCCAGTCGTCTCTGGCTTCACCGGGTGCATTTACAGCTTTGCGCACTCTCTGCACCCGTCGCTCGGTATTGGTGTAAGTGCCTTCCTTTTCAGCCCAGGCGCATGCAGGCAGGACAACGTCTGCCAAAGAACCGGTTTCATTCAGAAAGATGTCCTGAACAACCAGCAGGTCCAGCTTTGAAAGAGAGTGTTCAACATGCGCCAGATCGGGATCGGACATCATGGGATTTTCTCCCATGATGAGCAGGGCTTTGATGGCGCCCGTATCCGCACCTTCGATAATCTTGGGAATGGTAAGGCCGGGCTTGGGATTAAGGCTTACTCCCCAGGCATCCTCGAATTTTCTGCGATGCTCCTCATTGGCCACTTGCAGATAGGCGGTGAAGTTTACCGGCAGGCAGCCCATGTCACAGGCGCCCTGGACGTTATTCTGACCCCGGAGCGGATTGACGCCCGTGCCGGGCCGTCCGATATTTCCAGTCAGCATGGCGAGGTTGGCCAGGGATTTGACTGCATCGGTACCGGTAATATGCTGGGTAATACCCATGGCGTAGAGGATGGAAGCCGCCCCGGCCTTTGCGTATAAATGGGCGGCTTTGACAAGATCGCCACCGGGGATCGACGTGATGCTTTCCACGAATTCAGGCGTGTATTTTGCCACCGCAAGTTTTAAGGCCTCGAAATTCTCGGTGCGCTCGGCGACAAATTCCTTGTCCAAGAGATCTTCAGCGATGATGATGTTCAAAAGGCCGTTGATCCAGGCAATATCAGTACCCGGTTTCTGGCGCAGCCAAACCGTGGCGAACTTGGCCAACTCGATATTGCGTGGGTCGGCCAGAATCAGCTTGGCGCCGCGCTGGGTGATTGCCCGCTTGACGACGGATGCAATGACAGGATGATTTTCCGTCGTGTTGGAACCTGTAATCAGGAAACAATCACTTTCAATGAGATCGGTGATGGAGTTGGTCATAGCTCCGGAACCAAAGGAAGCGGCCAGACCGGCCACTGTGGAGCTGTGTCAGAGACGTGCACAGTGATCCACGTTATTGGTTCCCACCACGGCGCGAAGGAATTTCTGGAAGATATAATTTTCTTCGTTGGTGCATCGTGCCGATGCCAGTCCCGCGATTGCATCAGCCCCGTGCTCTTCTTTAATGGATCTCAGCTTCTCGGCCACAAACGCGATGGCCTCGTCCCAGGTTGTCTCTTTCAACTCGCCGTCCCTGCGGATTAACGGCTTGGTCAGGCGATCGGGATGCTGCATATAATCATAGCCAAAGCGTCCCTTGATGCACAGGCTGCCGAAATTCGGTGCGGGCATCCCTTCACGGTCGGTGGTCACCTTGATGATTTTGTCGTCTTTGGTACACACATCCATCTGACAGCCCACTCCGCAATAGCTGCAGGTGGTCCGAACCTTGGTCAAATCCTTGAAGCGGCCCCGGAAACGGCCCTGTTTTTCATACAAAGCCCCCACGGGACAGACGCGGACGCACTCACCGCAAAAGACGCAATCCGATTCCTCATATCTAAGACCGAACGGCGGACCTACTTTTGAGTACGACCCTCTTCCGGTATAATCAAGAACCAGGTTAACCTGTATCTCGTTGCAGGCCCGTACACACAAACCGCAGAGTACGCACTTATTCATGTCGCGCACGATCATCTCATTGCCTGTCTCACTGGCAAGCATACTTGAAGGTTCGTCAAAGCGCGGTGCTTCCATCCCGAGTTCATATGCCAGATCCTGCAGCACGCAATTTCCGCTTGATTCGCAGGTGATGCAGTTGTGGTGACCCTGGGTCATGAGCATCTCCACGATTATCCTGCGGACATTGAGAACCCGTTCGGTATTGGTTGACACCACCATGCCGTTGCTGGCGGGCAGGGAGCAGGCCGCCATCAAGGAGCGTGCGCCTTCGACTTCAACCATGCATATCCGACAGGCGCCTACCGGTTTAACCTGTTCCTGGTGGCACAATACGGGGATATAGATACCGGCAGACTTCGCAATCTGGTATACCGTCTGTCCGGGATTGAACTCTATCTCTCTGCCGTCGATTGTGATCTTCATGAAACCTCCTCTTTCTACCTTTCGGTGCACAATAAAAATTGGCTGAACTGTAACTATTTAGTGAATAAAATGCAAACAAATAATAATTGTGCGAGAAATTACATTAATGTGCATATTTTCAGAACTTTAAACTCATGCGTAAATCAGCCGCAAGGAAGGCAGCCATGGCGGGAGTGTGAGGAATGTAATGGAAAAAAATGTCTTCCTCTCCTTTTTATTAATCAAAAGTACGCATCAACCGAATAAACCATAAAAAACATTGGAGACTTGGAAAATACCGATACTCGAATGGATTGCCGGTTTCGGGCTTAGTCGAGGCGTTTCCGGAAGCGGACGACGGCGCCGGTGAAAACAGCCAGTCCCAGGATCGCCATGGCGACAAACTGGGGCCAGAGGATCTCCATTCCCACCCCTTTGAGAAAAACCCCCCGGATAATCACCAGAAAATAGCGAAGCGGGTCCAGCATCGTCAGCCATTGTACTGCCAGGGGCATATTCGCTATGGGGAAAACGAAGCCGCTGAGCATGAAGAAAGGAAGAAGCACGAAGAAGGTTGTCATCATGGCCTGCTGCTGGGTCCCGGAAATGGTGGAGATAAAGAGCCCGACTCCCAGGGTGCTGAGCAGAAATAGGCAGGCGGCCAGAAAGAGAAGGAGGACGCTTCCCGCCAGGGGGACCTGGAACCAGGCGATGGCAATGGCGGAGACGATAATCATCTGGGCAATCGAGATGAGGATGTAGGGAATCGTTTTGCCGAGGATCAGTTCGACCGGCGAAATCGGCGTCACCATCAGCTGTTCCATGGTTCCCGCCTCCTTTTCCTTGATGATGGCCATGGAGGTGAAGAGCAGGGAGATCAGCATGACGACGAAGGCCACAATGCCGGGGACATAGAAATTCTGGCTGTCCAGGTTGGGATTGTACCAGGTTCGAACGCGGGCATCGATCCGGCCATAATCCATCCGCTGGGGGTGAAGCTCCCAGATCAGCTGCCGATTCAGCCGGTCCAGAACGAGCATTGTATAGGAGATCCGGATGGAGGCCATATTGCTCATGCTGCCGTCCGCCAGGATCTGCAGGGGAGCTGTCCTGCCTTTTCGGATTTCGGAAGTGAAATTCGGTGGGATTTTCACGGCAAGATCGATCTTCCCCTCCAGGAGCAACTGTTCCAGGGCTGCCCCGTTTTCCGGATGATGGGTAATTCGAAAGATCCGGTTGGCGCTGAAGGCATCGGCAACAAGACGGCTTTCCCGGGTATGTGCCTGGTCCATCAGGGCAAGGCGGATGTCACGGATATCGTAGTTGACCACATACCCGAAGATGAGCAGTTGAATGATCGGGGTGACGACCAAGAGGGGACGGTTCCGTTTGTCCCGGAAAAGCTGGATGAACTCCTTACGGACCAATTCCCTTATCCGCAGCCAGCGCATCTTAAATCCCCTCCCGCTTCAAGGCCAGGAAGCTCAGCAGGGCCAATACCAGAAACATGATCAGCAGGACGAGGAAAGAGAACCAGAGCTGAGCAAATCCAAGGTTCTTGAGATAAACGCCGCTCAGAATCTCAAGATAGTACGTTGCCGGGACGACTTGAGCCAGAATCTGAAGGGGTTTTGGCATGTTGAGAATCGGAAAGACGAAGTTGGACAGCAGCAGAGAGGGAAGATAGGTGACCAGGACGGCGACCTGGTTGGCGACGAGCTGCGACTTGAGAACGCTGGAAATCAGGAGCCCGAGGGTCAGGGCAACCGCCAGATAGAGCGCGGAAGCCAGAATCAATAGCCAGAAGCTTGATTTCATGACCACGCCGAACAGAATCTGGCCCATGAGAACGGCAATCAGGACATCGATCATTCCAATGACAAAGTAGGGAATGGCTTTTCCGACGAGGAATTCTCCCGTGTTCAGGGGGAGCGATTTGATGGTTTCCAGGGTGCCGTTTTCGTATTCCCGGGCCACGACGAGGGAGGTCAGCATGGCGCCGACGATCATGAGAATAACGGCCATATTGCCGGGGATGATGAAATTCCGGCTTTCCAGGTCCTCGTTGAACCAGACGCGGATCCGGCCTTCCAGGGGAGGGAGGATCCGTTCTCTTCCCTGACGGTTCAGAAAGGCATCAAGCTGGGGCCGATTCTGGCTTTCCAGAAAGGCGTTGATATAACCCCTGGAGATATTTCCAAAATTCGGATCGCTGCCGTCAAGGATAACCTGCAGCGGGGCATCCCGGTCCTTGTGGAGATTCTCGGAAAAGTCCGGCGGGATCACGATGGCCAGGGTGGCCCATCCCTCGTCCAGGTAGGTATTGACATCCCTGGTATTCCGGGAAAAGGCGACGACGTCAAAATAGGAGGAGGAATCCAGCTTCCGGATCAGGTCGCGGCTGGAAGGGGTGGAATTCTGATCTATAACAATGGTCTTGACATGGTTGACATCGAGGCTCAGGGCGTAGCCGAAGAGGAGGATGAGGAGCAGGGGAAGGGCAAAGGCCAGATAGAGGCTGCGGACATCCCGGAGCAGATGATAGAATTCCTTGCGGACAACCGCTTCGACCTTTGCAGGATTCACGAACATCCTCCGGCGGTTCCGATGCCCCGGATGGTGGAGAGCCCCCGGCGAAGGATCATGACGGCAATCCTGCCCAATTGCTGAACATGGGGACTACGCGGACTTTTTCCCATACTGTTCCCACGAAATGAGATGCCAGGGGTAAAGCCTGAACGTAAATATTCCGGCAATAACAGAAGGGTCATGTTCGACAATGGAACGGGCTTCCTCTTCTCCGCCTTCCACTTCGAGCAGAGAGGCTCCGCCGCTGCTGTCCAGAAAGGGCCCCGCCATCCGGACTTTTCCTTCCCGATAATATTTCTGGACATAGTTTCCATGGGCTTCCAGGGGCTGCTCAAAAATCGGACGCCCCGAAATCCAGGCGGGACCTGGGGTATAGAGAATCAGAAATGTCTTTTTCATGTTTTTGTCCCTCCATAGAATGGTTTTTAATAAAGTTCAGAAACCGGCTCCAAATCGATCTTCGTTCCCGGGCTCCATCCGGTTCCGGAGGAGAACTCTGCTTAGGACGGTTTCCCCTTTTTTCCGGTCATCAAGGCCACAAAGGCATCATCCAGCGTCGCTTCCGGCCTTTCGGGACAGATCGTCCGGATGATGTTTTCCGGGCTGTCCGCCGCGACAATCCGGCCCTCGTTGAGCATGACGATCTTTTCACAGTACCGGGCCTCATCCATGTAATGCGTGGTGATAAAGATCGTGATGCCTTCCCCGGCGAGCTGGCGGATAAAATCCCAGAAATGCCGCCTTGTAATGGGATCCACGCCCGAAGTCGGTTCGTCGAGAAAGAGAATCTCCGGAGCGTGGAGCAGGGCGCAACCCAGGGCGAGGCGCTGTCGCCAGCCGGGCGGCAGCGTTCGCGTCAGGGCGTTGCGAACCTCCTTAAGGCGGGTTAGTTCGAGAACCCAGGCCATCCGCTCTTTCCATTTGTCGGGGGAGACGTTGTAGACGCCGAGATAAAACCGGATATTTTCATAGGGCGTCAGGTCTTCGTAGAGGGAAAAACGCTGGGACATATAGCCGATCGCCTGCTTGACCGTCTCAGGCTGGGAGACGATGTCGTGGCCAGCCACGTAACCTTCACCCGCCGTGGGGGTAAGGATGCCGCAGAGCATGCGGATGGTGGTTGACTTTCCTGAGCCGTTCGGGCCGAGAAAACCGAAGATTTCCCCTTTCCGGACTTCGAAGGAGATCCGGTCCACCGCTACAAAGGATCCGAAGCGCTTTTCCAGGTTCCTGACGAGAATCGCCTTATCGTTGGAAGGAGTCATTCCGGAGTTCCTCATCCACTTCCTGTATCCGGGCGATCACGGCTTCTTCCAGGCTGGAAAAGCGGGCGCGCAGGGCATCCGGCGTCGCGATCTCCAGGATCGAAGCCTGGTGCATGATGGCGACCCGGTCGCATTTCTCACCTTCATCCAGATAGGCCGTCGAGGTCAGGATGGTCATCCCCTCGTTCTGCATGATCTTGAGCATGTCCCAGAATTCCCGCCGGGAAACGGGATCGACTCCGTTGGTCGGCTCGTCGAGAATCAAGACCTTGGGTTCATGGACGAGTACACAGGCGAGACCCAGTTTCTGCTTCATTCCTCCCGAAAGCTGACCCGCCGGACGGCGGGTAAAGGGCAGCAGGTGGGAAAACCCCAGGTAGCGTTCTTTTCTCCGCTTCGCGTCTTTTCCCTTGATGCCGTAGATATCCATAAAAAACTGGAGATTTTCCTCAACGGTCAGGTCCTGATAGAGCCCGAATTGCTGAGGCATGTAACCGATAAGATCCCGAATCCGCTTCCTGTGGGTCAAAACGTCCAGACCGGCGATGGAAATCGTTCCCGAGGAAGGTTTAATCATCGTGGCGATCATGCGGAGCAGGGAGGTCTTCCCCGCGCCGTCCGAACCGACCAGTCCGAACATCGAACCCGCGGCCACAGAAAAAGAGGCTTCCCGGACGGCGTTCACGGCGCCGAACTGGAGAGAGGCTTTTTCGACCTCGATGATCGGGTTATCGGAGCCAGGCATCCGCAGGCATTCCTGTCTTGAGGGCAAAATCGGGATTGGGAAGAGTCACCTTCACGAGATAAACCAGTTTGACCCGTTCCTTGAACGTCTGGATGATCTTCGGGGTAAACTCTCCTTCCGGAGAGATGTAGGAAACCTTGCCCTTGAAGACCCGCCCCGGAAAGGTGTCCACCTTGACATCGACGGGTTGACCCGGCCGGACTTTCCCGATCTCCGTTTCCCCAACAAAGATTTTCAGATCCACGGTGGCAAGGTTGGAAAGGGTCAGTACTTCCCTTCCCGAAGAAACGACTTCACCCGGCTCGACATTCCGGCTCAAGATGATGCCGGCGAAAGGGGCTTTCAGGGTGGTATAGGCGCTCTGAATCTTAACCTCTTTGAGGACCGCCTGGGCCGCTTCTGCCTGGGAGCGGGCGGCCTGCAGCTCCATCTGGGTGGCATCAATCTTCTGCATTGCGCTGCGGGCCTGCATGAGCATCGCCTCGCCTTCCGTCAGGCCGGCCTTGGCGTTGTCGTAGCGAAGCTTTACGGCATCCCGCTCTTTTTCCGAAACCACGCCTCGCTGAAAGAGCTGGGCGTAACGGGCATTGTTTTTTGCGGCATCGCTGAGGGTGTATCTCAGGCTTTCCACTTGAGCGGCCGCTCTCGTTACTTCCTCGGGGAGAGATTTCCTGTATAGATTGAGAAGAATCTCCTGTTGCTTCACATTGTTTCCCGTTTTGTCCACGTTGGCCCTGGCCTGCTCGAAGCGGGCGTTCCATTCCGAGGGATCAAGTTCGGCCAACACCTGGTTCGTTCGGACGGCTTCCCCTTCCCGGACATGCACAGTTGCAACCCGCCCTGCGGTCTGAAAGGCAAGCTGGGAGTCCGTACTTTCAATCGTTCCGGAATAATAGGCTTCCCTCTGGCGGTTCTGCCGCTGCCCGAAATAAACCAGCAGGCTGACGGCAATCACGATGACGATCAGGATAATGAGGACGAGGCGTTTTTTCAGCATGGAACCTCTTGGGATTCATTTTTCCGAAAAGGGGATTCGAGTTTCAAAAAATACGGTTTTTAAGGATAGCCCTCTATATAGCACGTCTTTTAAAGAACTTCCATTGATCATCCAGGACTCGATTCGGGTCATGTCAGTCAATTGACATCCAGGTTTTTGTGCCTTTCGGTTTAAAAACCAGTCAGGGTGCGGAAAAGCTTTTTTCTGTTCCCCATGGAATTTCCGGTCATCCAGGAAGCGTTTCTTCCTGAAGCGTCAATAGAATGGCTTTTCCCCTGAGGGATAGGGTGCCGGGACGAGGGGGGAATATCTCAGGTTTTGTCTGCGCTTCGCATGTCAGATATGCGTAAACGCTTAACCTGTCAGGAAGCAGACCTTTTTGAATCGGCATCCGGCCCCGGGACGGGAGAGGAGATATGCGGGGAAGTCATGTCTGGTATGTCCATTGCTATAAGTCGTGCAGGTTCTTAAAAATGTTGAATTATCTGACGAAAATCCGGGATCTGCGGCCTTGCTGTTCCGGAAGTTTCCGAAAGTGCAATCATACGCTTCCCTCCAGCGGGAGTAAAAGGATTATGACGTTACCATACGGTGTTCGAAACAAAAGCATCCGTTTTCTGATCATCTTCTTCTGTCTTTCAGGGGTTGCCCTATGGGGGCATGCCGTCTGCCGGGCAGAGGCGAACGATCAAAATCGCCGGATAAAACAGGTTTCTTCCTATCAAAAGGCGGAGAGTGCTATTCAGGATGTGAACAGACTAAAGTCAAAAGGTCTGGAGGCGTATTACAAGGAGGTCGAAATTCCCGGAAAGGGCACCTGGTACAGGGTCTTCACCGCAGAATCTCAGCCACAGGTACGGAGCCGCACGCCCGTCAAGGAGAAAAAAAGTCCGCAGACGAATGTAAAACCGGCTCCAAATCCTTCAAGCTCACCGGCAAAGGGGATCGTCTCTCCTCCCCAGAAGCCGAATCCGGACAGACCGGCAACCAATCCCCCAAATTCCCGGGTTAAAGAGGCCGTTCCTCCTTTCCAGAAGACGGATCCGGGAAAAGAAGGAGAACGGATGCTCAAGGATACTATTTCCGGAAAATCGCAAGGGGCCTTCAGCAAAAATGTCCTTCCCGGAGAGAAGGGCGGAAAATCCGAGCCGACGGCAGATTCCAAGGGAGACAACGGCTCGGTTCAAGTCCCTGCCAAGGGCAGCCCCGTTTCCTTCGAATATGAGTCGGCGAAAGCGGCATTCGATGCCCGCCGCTATGAGCAGGCCGCCGGCATCCTCTCTTCCCTTCTGATCAGGAAACAGAATGATGCCGCACAGTATGAGAGCAGCCTGCGGCTCCTCGCTGATTGCTATTATTTCCTCGGGCAAGGTGAGAGCAACAATTTCAGGACGCAGGCCGTTGAGTCTTATAAGAATATTCTCCGTTACTATCCTGATGTGCGCAACGGCAACGATGCCGCAAATTTCCGGCTGGCGGACAGCCTGGAACAGATGGGGAGTTACGAGGAAGCCTATGAGGCCTATGAGAATGTCCTATCAAAATATCCCAATTCCCCCTATCGGCAGGAAGCCATTTATCGGGTGGGGAAAATTCTTTATCTGACAAAACGTTTCAACTATGCCGTCGATAAACTAAAGAGCTACCTGACTTCCTATCCCGATGGCCCTTCCGCTTTCCAGGCTTCGTTCCTTCTGGGATATTGCCTTCGCCAGATAAATCAAAAGCCGGACGGGGATGCGTGGTATCGGAATGCGTTAACTAAATGGAATAACTTTGAGGAATTGCCGACCGAGATCCTTCATGATTTGGGGCTCTACCTGTTTTCGCAGCAGGATTACCCTCGGGCCGCAAACATTTTCAACCTCTGTTTCAACCTCCATCCGGACGATGCTTGGAGAAAGAGCGCCCTGTTCAATCTGGGAAGGTCTTATTATTTCTGGAATCGTTTTTCGCCTGCATTGAAGGTGTTCAGCCTGCTTCTGGAATCCTATCCGGGAACGCTGGAAGCAAATGAAAGTATCCTTTTTATGGCGAACATCGGCGTTATCGACCCGAAGACGGACTTCAATGCCTGCATGACGGGACGGGACTATTTTAAAAATCCGATAGAGACCTACGATTGGATGAGGGCAAGATTTCCCGGCGGCAG
Protein-coding sequences here:
- a CDS encoding ferritin-like domain-containing protein; its protein translation is MTQDEYKKIISHAVEQEIEAYGFYLSVSDKVADASLKSLFKDLAEDEQQHRRTLEGFLARGSEKFHFSESKDYKIVDAVPTPALTVDLKPVEGLVIAIKKELEAMQMYTQLANSSTDEAQKRIFSELASMERSHKSKLEDLYTNMAFPEVW
- a CDS encoding MFS transporter, with translation MLFLNVSAGLGLISQLSPLAQDVIKKATPGITPEALAIAGGSIVAISAIFNGLGRLFWAWTSDFIGRKGVFMTMFVTQAALYIYLPQVANVTLYTIAACYLLACYGGGFATMPAFAADSFGPANIGRIYGLMLTAWGCAGVAGPLVFSSPAIKPVALYVAAGLLIGGFVLAMSYKKPSKA
- a CDS encoding MFS transporter; translation: MSNENLESKRWIIAGAAIVMQLCLGTVYAWSVFKKPLMTVHGWSEPSTQATMMILMAMIGISAAFGGMLVDKKGPRFVATIGGILFGIGTLIAGYADQVGSLPLLWLGFGVVAGLGNGFGYVTPIATLIRWFPDKRGLVTGLAVMGFGAGAFFMGKIAPGMILSMGMAKTFYVWGVIFLIAVTSAAQFYKNPPAGWLPKGFSPSASGGVSAADSFSFDQAIKTPPVVDALGNALPERVRRPGADFPVVPAGSGCH
- the fdhF gene encoding formate dehydrogenase subunit alpha; this encodes MKITIDGREIEFNPGQTVYQIAKSAGIYIPVLCHQEQVKPVGACRICMVEVEGARSLMAACSLPASNGMVVSTNTERVLNVRRIIVEMLMTQGHHNCITCESSGNCVLQDLAYELGMEAPRFDEPSSMLASETGNEMIVRDMNKCVLCGLCVRACNEIQVNLVLDYTGRGSYSKVGPPFGLRYEESDCVFCGECVRVCPVGALYEKQGRFRGRFKDLTKVRTTCSYCGVGCQMDVCTKDDKIIKVTTDREGMPAPNFGSLCIKGRFGYDYMQHPDRLTKPLIRRDGELKETTWDEAIAFVAEKLRSIKEEHGADAIAGLASARCTNEENYIFQKFLRAVVGTNNVDHCARLUHSSTVAGLAASFGSGAMTNSITDLIESDCFLITGSNTTENHPVIASVVKRAITQRGAKLILADPRNIELAKFATVWLRQKPGTDIAWINGLLNIIIAEDLLDKEFVAERTENFEALKLAVAKYTPEFVESITSIPGGDLVKAAHLYAKAGAASILYAMGITQHITGTDAVKSLANLAMLTGNIGRPGTGVNPLRGQNNVQGACDMGCLPVNFTAYLQVANEEHRRKFEDAWGVSLNPKPGLTIPKIIEGADTGAIKALLIMGENPMMSDPDLAHVEHSLSKLDLLVVQDIFLNETGSLADVVLPACAWAEKEGTYTNTERRVQRVRKAVNAPGEARDDWQILTMLANKMGADWKYVQAKAIMEEINSVTASYKGITYERIADTGIQWPCPTLEHPGTPILHSAIFTRGRGLFSVTEYIPPAEQTDDQYPFVLTTGRILYQYHTATMSRRSQGLVSRTPEAFMEINPADAGELGIKNGEKIEVSSRRGSITLRADVRDRVDRGVVFIPFHYSEAAVNRLTITAIDPIANIPEYKVCAVKIQKCS
- a CDS encoding ABC transporter permease, whose translation is MRWLRIRELVRKEFIQLFRDKRNRPLLVVTPIIQLLIFGYVVNYDIRDIRLALMDQAHTRESRLVADAFSANRIFRITHHPENGAALEQLLLEGKIDLAVKIPPNFTSEIRKGRTAPLQILADGSMSNMASIRISYTMLVLDRLNRQLIWELHPQRMDYGRIDARVRTWYNPNLDSQNFYVPGIVAFVVMLISLLFTSMAIIKEKEAGTMEQLMVTPISPVELILGKTIPYILISIAQMIIVSAIAIAWFQVPLAGSVLLLFLAACLFLLSTLGVGLFISTISGTQQQAMMTTFFVLLPFFMLSGFVFPIANMPLAVQWLTMLDPLRYFLVIIRGVFLKGVGMEILWPQFVAMAILGLAVFTGAVVRFRKRLD
- a CDS encoding ABC transporter permease, whose amino-acid sequence is MNPAKVEAVVRKEFYHLLRDVRSLYLAFALPLLLILLFGYALSLDVNHVKTIVIDQNSTPSSRDLIRKLDSSSYFDVVAFSRNTRDVNTYLDEGWATLAIVIPPDFSENLHKDRDAPLQVILDGSDPNFGNISRGYINAFLESQNRPQLDAFLNRQGRERILPPLEGRIRVWFNEDLESRNFIIPGNMAVILMIVGAMLTSLVVAREYENGTLETIKSLPLNTGEFLVGKAIPYFVIGMIDVLIAVLMGQILFGVVMKSSFWLLILASALYLAVALTLGLLISSVLKSQLVANQVAVLVTYLPSLLLSNFVFPILNMPKPLQILAQVVPATYYLEILSGVYLKNLGFAQLWFSFLVLLIMFLVLALLSFLALKREGI
- a CDS encoding YciI family protein, with the translated sequence MKKTFLILYTPGPAWISGRPIFEQPLEAHGNYVQKYYREGKVRMAGPFLDSSGGASLLEVEGGEEEARSIVEHDPSVIAGIFTFRLYPWHLISWEQYGKKSA
- a CDS encoding ABC transporter ATP-binding protein; the encoded protein is MTPSNDKAILVRNLEKRFGSFVAVDRISFEVRKGEIFGFLGPNGSGKSTTIRMLCGILTPTAGEGYVAGHDIVSQPETVKQAIGYMSQRFSLYEDLTPYENIRFYLGVYNVSPDKWKERMAWVLELTRLKEVRNALTRTLPPGWRQRLALGCALLHAPEILFLDEPTSGVDPITRRHFWDFIRQLAGEGITIFITTHYMDEARYCEKIVMLNEGRIVAADSPENIIRTICPERPEATLDDAFVALMTGKKGKPS